A section of the Candidatus Thioglobus autotrophicus genome encodes:
- a CDS encoding efflux RND transporter permease subunit gives MNGFLDFLVRQKKLALVFSISVIALGLVSLSNIQRDQFPDVDFEIMTIVTSYPGASPEDVEQNITNVIEDELSSVTGIDKFTSTSRAGVSSIVITFSQDVSDLSEIKQEVRNVVNRIKSLPEEVVDLPRVIDRKTSRKSIIKISLSSDEIDYAELRGMVDSIAQSIESIEGVSEVTKDGYLDKEIQIHIDPEKLYQYELSLPQVMSAITQRNQRYTVGSNHNDKNEKTIVVLSKFDAATDVSEVIVKSTFEGLIVRLKDIAVIESGNVEEKSIVRVNGKKGFILRVKKQAQADVITTVDLVKAYMEKTGGKYNNQLDIFYSSDLSKYVRNRLDIVTNNGLIGLLLVLVVLGAFLSFKTAFWVAISLPVSLLGTVALLGATGETINLISLAAMILVLGIVVDDSIIVAESIYHYKQTGEDNFKSASHGFKRVIMPVVTTILTTILAFSSMFLMGGMMGKFVYVIPLVIIFALILSFLEVSLALPAHLAGSNEKKKEHYWFEYFENKFEVFLSKILNFHYLVIGIFSITLVISIYFASTQMKFTLFPAVGVDTINTRMTMNTGSSLSNTEAKAKQVEELIYRIVGDDLVSVTTDVGKYFTHKAKMIIELLPASERNKSSKEILKSLKASANEIDQVEKLKFSVRRPGPPQGEDVEINLISQAGSENLQAANKLEQILLNIPGVDNINRDDEPGKDRIEVKLDFEKMARLDIDFSTVNRYLRAAFTGIDVTNIREGQNDVNFRLYLGDLEKSEVFIKSLKVVNKNGRVIPLVNFSSIRQIVGEPDFNHYNGLRSIMLSASVNDEKTSTSEVMKEALLQLDLDKNFPSVRAISEGGAKETAKSMDGFKQAFLMAIVGIFLLLVLLFNSYSQPLIILSAIPFSVIGVIWAFFLHGEALSFFAILGVLALVGVIVNDSLVLVSHLNYLKDKSLEKLTIHQWIVKGVKDRLRAVVLTSLTTLAGILPLAYGLGGTDYLLQPMALALGYGLLFGTLMTLILLPCLYLMNVEFITWFKKLKKKRISS, from the coding sequence ATGAATGGTTTCCTTGATTTTTTAGTTAGGCAGAAAAAGCTAGCACTGGTTTTTAGTATCAGTGTTATTGCGCTTGGACTTGTTAGTCTTAGTAATATACAGCGTGATCAATTTCCTGATGTAGATTTTGAGATAATGACAATTGTCACTAGCTATCCAGGTGCCTCTCCAGAGGATGTCGAACAAAATATTACCAATGTCATTGAAGATGAATTAAGCAGTGTCACTGGCATTGATAAATTTACCTCAACCTCTAGAGCAGGTGTGTCTTCAATTGTTATTACCTTCTCACAAGATGTCAGTGATTTATCTGAGATTAAGCAAGAGGTTCGTAATGTCGTTAATCGTATTAAATCACTACCTGAAGAGGTCGTAGATTTACCACGTGTTATAGATCGCAAGACTTCCCGAAAAAGCATTATAAAAATCAGTCTTAGTAGTGATGAAATAGATTACGCAGAATTAAGAGGTATGGTTGATAGTATTGCCCAATCGATAGAGTCGATTGAAGGCGTATCAGAAGTCACTAAAGATGGCTATTTAGATAAAGAAATCCAAATACATATTGATCCAGAAAAACTTTATCAATATGAGCTTTCCTTGCCACAAGTGATGAGTGCAATTACCCAAAGGAATCAACGCTACACTGTGGGTAGTAATCACAATGATAAAAATGAAAAAACCATTGTTGTATTGTCTAAATTTGATGCAGCAACTGATGTCAGCGAAGTCATTGTTAAATCTACGTTTGAAGGCTTAATCGTTAGGCTTAAAGATATTGCAGTTATTGAATCTGGCAATGTTGAAGAAAAATCAATTGTCCGTGTTAACGGTAAAAAAGGTTTTATCCTGCGAGTAAAAAAACAAGCACAAGCTGATGTCATAACCACGGTTGATTTGGTTAAAGCATACATGGAAAAAACGGGTGGCAAATATAACAATCAGTTAGATATTTTTTATTCATCTGACTTATCTAAATACGTACGCAACCGATTAGATATTGTGACCAATAATGGCTTGATCGGCTTGCTATTGGTATTAGTAGTATTGGGTGCATTTTTATCTTTCAAAACGGCTTTTTGGGTTGCAATCAGCTTACCTGTTTCGTTGTTAGGTACAGTGGCATTATTAGGTGCAACGGGCGAAACCATCAATCTTATCTCACTAGCAGCCATGATTTTGGTGTTAGGTATTGTGGTGGATGACTCCATCATTGTGGCAGAAAGTATTTATCACTACAAGCAAACTGGTGAAGACAATTTTAAGTCAGCTTCTCATGGCTTTAAGCGCGTTATTATGCCGGTAGTGACAACAATCTTAACAACAATTTTAGCCTTCTCTTCCATGTTTTTAATGGGCGGCATGATGGGTAAGTTTGTTTACGTTATTCCCCTGGTAATTATTTTTGCACTCATTTTGTCTTTTTTAGAAGTTTCACTTGCATTACCTGCGCATTTAGCTGGATCAAATGAAAAGAAAAAAGAGCATTATTGGTTCGAATATTTTGAAAACAAATTTGAAGTTTTTTTATCTAAGATATTGAATTTTCACTATTTAGTCATAGGAATTTTTAGTATAACGCTCGTCATTTCAATTTATTTTGCAAGCACACAAATGAAGTTCACTTTATTTCCTGCAGTAGGTGTTGATACAATTAACACACGCATGACAATGAACACCGGCTCATCACTCTCCAATACAGAAGCTAAAGCTAAGCAGGTAGAGGAATTAATTTATAGGATTGTTGGTGATGATTTGGTCTCAGTTACGACAGATGTAGGCAAGTACTTTACACACAAGGCAAAGATGATCATCGAACTATTGCCAGCTTCAGAGCGTAACAAAAGTTCTAAAGAGATTCTAAAGAGTTTAAAAGCTAGTGCAAATGAGATAGACCAAGTAGAAAAATTAAAATTTTCAGTCAGAAGGCCTGGCCCTCCACAAGGTGAGGATGTAGAAATTAACCTGATCAGTCAAGCAGGCTCTGAAAATCTACAAGCAGCTAATAAACTTGAGCAAATTTTATTAAATATTCCAGGAGTGGATAATATTAATAGAGATGACGAGCCTGGAAAGGACCGCATTGAAGTAAAACTTGATTTTGAAAAAATGGCACGCCTTGATATTGATTTTTCAACTGTCAATCGCTATTTACGAGCCGCCTTCACAGGTATTGATGTGACCAACATTCGCGAAGGACAAAACGATGTTAATTTCCGACTTTATTTGGGTGATTTGGAAAAATCAGAAGTCTTTATAAAATCGTTAAAAGTAGTCAATAAAAATGGTCGTGTTATTCCATTAGTAAATTTTTCTAGTATTCGTCAAATCGTTGGTGAGCCTGATTTTAATCACTATAACGGCCTTAGATCTATTATGCTTAGTGCTAGTGTTAATGATGAAAAGACATCTACTAGTGAGGTTATGAAAGAGGCTTTACTACAACTTGACTTAGATAAAAACTTTCCTTCTGTGCGTGCTATTTCTGAGGGTGGTGCCAAGGAAACTGCAAAATCTATGGATGGCTTTAAGCAAGCTTTTTTGATGGCAATTGTCGGTATTTTCTTATTATTAGTCTTGTTATTTAATTCGTACTCGCAGCCATTAATAATTCTAAGCGCTATTCCATTTTCAGTTATTGGTGTTATTTGGGCATTCTTCCTGCACGGCGAAGCGTTAAGCTTTTTTGCGATTTTAGGTGTTTTAGCATTGGTTGGTGTTATTGTGAATGATTCACTAGTGCTTGTATCGCATCTTAACTACTTGAAAGACAAGTCCTTAGAAAAACTAACCATTCATCAGTGGATTGTTAAAGGTGTTAAAGATAGGCTTCGCGCTGTTGTATTAACAAGTTTAACCACGCTGGCGGGTATTCTTCCATTGGCTTATGGTCTTGGCGGTACAGACTATCTCTTACAACCGATGGCACTTGCATTAGGCTACGGATTACTATTTGGCACGCTGATGACACTGATTTTATTGCCATGCTTATATTTGATGAATGTAGAATTTATCACTTGGTTTAAAAAACTTAAGAAAAAACGCATCAGCTCGTAA
- the ruvA gene encoding Holliday junction branch migration protein RuvA has product MIARLTGKILEKNPPEILLEVGGIGYEILCPMSSFYAMSDQGSITLHTHFHVKEDAQTLYGFISKDEKTLFRELIRVNGVGPKVALAILSHLNIASLMNAVANEDDALLAKTPGIGKKTAQKLIVELKDRLAKLELNGSNHQTITASANINPNTQKAAQALQALGFKTKEAEKMLSAIKDDALSTEELIRQALQNK; this is encoded by the coding sequence ATGATCGCTCGCTTAACTGGAAAAATTCTCGAAAAAAACCCGCCTGAAATTCTACTAGAAGTCGGTGGTATTGGCTATGAAATACTGTGCCCAATGTCGAGTTTTTATGCAATGAGTGATCAAGGCAGTATCACATTGCATACGCATTTTCACGTTAAAGAAGATGCGCAAACTCTATATGGTTTTATCTCTAAAGATGAAAAAACACTCTTTAGAGAGTTAATTCGCGTTAATGGTGTTGGCCCTAAAGTAGCATTGGCTATTTTGTCGCATCTGAATATTGCCTCACTAATGAATGCAGTCGCCAATGAGGACGATGCACTACTTGCCAAAACCCCAGGGATTGGCAAAAAAACCGCACAAAAACTCATTGTTGAACTGAAAGATCGCCTGGCCAAGTTAGAGCTAAACGGCTCAAACCATCAAACAATTACTGCCAGCGCCAACATCAATCCAAACACTCAAAAAGCGGCTCAAGCTTTACAAGCACTTGGCTTTAAAACTAAAGAAGCGGAAAAAATGCTAAGCGCTATTAAAGATGATGCACTATCAACAGAAGAGCTTATTCGTCAAGCATTACAAAACAAATAA
- a CDS encoding tetratricopeptide repeat protein, with protein sequence MTVLRKGMLIASLFYVLTTSFAQAETRFDRWYQIGYDYSQMDRNDDAFEWMMRAADGGHSAAQNNIGLSYLHGLGAEQDDNKAFDWFEKSAKQGLAYAQSELAMLYYEGKGVDKNIQLAQDWWLSAAEQEDEYAQYNLASLMLEQSDIKQAYYWFNRSAKNNHPDAQTALDLLKEKYVE encoded by the coding sequence ATGACAGTTCTAAGAAAAGGGATGTTAATAGCGTCCCTTTTTTATGTTTTAACAACTTCTTTCGCGCAAGCTGAAACAAGATTTGATCGTTGGTATCAAATTGGCTACGATTATTCGCAAATGGATCGTAATGATGATGCTTTTGAATGGATGATGCGTGCCGCTGATGGCGGACATAGTGCTGCGCAAAATAATATTGGACTAAGTTACCTACATGGCCTTGGTGCAGAACAAGACGATAATAAAGCCTTTGATTGGTTTGAGAAATCAGCCAAGCAAGGTTTGGCTTATGCTCAAAGTGAGCTAGCCATGCTTTATTACGAAGGCAAGGGTGTTGACAAGAATATTCAGCTTGCACAGGATTGGTGGCTGAGCGCTGCCGAGCAAGAAGATGAATATGCACAATACAATTTGGCCTCGTTAATGCTCGAACAAAGTGATATTAAGCAAGCTTATTATTGGTTTAATCGCTCTGCTAAAAATAATCATCCGGATGCACAAACTGCATTGGATTTACTCAAAGAAAAATATGTGGAATAA
- a CDS encoding rhodanese-like domain-containing protein, with translation MKLQTLVLSTAVAAVLTSSAAFAAEKVTGKAVGIVKGVMEVAGISRNQDNAATIDPAFAKTSRPCPPFCIQPTAPFAPAAVETVTELDVIHAARDAANGDTSALVVDARTPGWVKKGTIPHAVNVPFTKLNSKALAKDPMAVVDILTGTFGVKDLDGVLDYNNAKTLYLFCNGSWCGQSPASIRALLTMGYPENKIKYYRGGMNAWKSLGLTTK, from the coding sequence ATGAAACTTCAAACATTAGTATTATCAACTGCAGTCGCTGCAGTATTAACATCTTCAGCAGCATTTGCTGCTGAAAAAGTAACAGGCAAAGCTGTTGGCATCGTTAAAGGTGTAATGGAAGTTGCGGGTATTTCACGTAACCAAGATAACGCTGCAACAATTGATCCAGCATTTGCAAAGACTTCGCGTCCTTGTCCACCATTTTGTATTCAGCCTACTGCGCCGTTCGCGCCTGCTGCTGTTGAAACAGTGACTGAGCTAGACGTAATCCATGCTGCACGTGATGCTGCAAATGGCGACACGTCAGCATTAGTAGTTGATGCACGTACACCAGGTTGGGTTAAAAAAGGTACAATCCCTCATGCAGTGAACGTTCCATTTACTAAGCTTAACTCTAAGGCGTTAGCTAAAGATCCTATGGCAGTTGTAGATATCTTAACAGGCACTTTTGGTGTTAAAGATCTTGACGGCGTATTAGATTACAACAATGCTAAGACTTTATACTTGTTCTGTAATGGTTCATGGTGTGGCCAGTCTCCAGCGTCAATTAGAGCGTTGCTAACAATGGGTTACCCTGAGAACAAGATTAAGTACTACCGTGGTGGTATGAATGCTTGGAAATCTTTAGGTTTAACAACTAAGTAA
- the leuD gene encoding 3-isopropylmalate dehydratase small subunit: MQAFKTLTSIAAPLDRANVDTDAIIPKQFLKSIKRSGFGPNLFDEWRYLDAGEVGMDNSKRPINQDFVLNKPEYQGAKILLARENFGCGSSREHAPWALEDYGFKVIIAPSFADIFYNNCFKNGILPIVQDNQIMDELFATKGEISIDLENQSVNANGKTHTFEVDAERKRRLINGLDDIGLTLQYSQEIKTFEKAYFETYSWL, encoded by the coding sequence ATGCAAGCTTTTAAAACCCTAACCTCTATTGCTGCTCCACTTGATCGTGCCAATGTTGACACCGACGCTATCATTCCTAAGCAATTTTTAAAATCAATCAAACGCTCAGGCTTTGGCCCTAATTTGTTTGATGAATGGCGTTATTTAGATGCTGGCGAAGTTGGTATGGATAATTCCAAGCGCCCAATTAATCAAGACTTTGTACTCAATAAGCCAGAGTATCAAGGCGCTAAAATCCTACTAGCACGTGAAAATTTCGGCTGTGGTTCATCACGTGAGCACGCACCTTGGGCACTAGAAGATTACGGATTTAAAGTAATCATTGCCCCAAGTTTTGCCGATATTTTTTACAACAATTGCTTTAAAAATGGCATTCTTCCTATTGTTCAAGATAACCAAATTATGGATGAGTTATTTGCCACCAAGGGTGAGATAAGCATCGATCTTGAAAATCAATCCGTTAATGCTAATGGTAAAACTCATACTTTTGAAGTAGACGCTGAACGCAAGCGTCGCCTTATTAATGGCTTGGATGATATTGGCTTAACCTTGCAATATTCACAAGAGATTAAAACCTTTGAGAAGGCATATTTTGAAACTTATTCTTGGCTATAA
- a CDS encoding DUF3530 family protein: MWNKIITITVLSFSINAFAFLPGLESFPKFPELPKLSGFDPASLQKLYNQFTSAKPDFERENRMVGEIEEAVMDGDVEYLPLSDDKEVFSIYMEAETENAKGGVIVLHSRGYHANWDSVVKPLRVGLAGKGWHSLSVQMPVLDKQATYYDYVPIFPYAHERIEAAIDFYKQRGVDNIILIAHGCGAHMSMSYFDKYGDDKINAYVGVGMGATDYKQKVIKRMPLDSMLKPVLDVYGEKDFPGVRRSAEDRKWLMDIANNKQSAQKVIKKADHYYQEKETAVELIDTIDKWLTQLN, encoded by the coding sequence ATGTGGAATAAAATTATTACAATAACAGTGTTAAGTTTTTCTATCAACGCTTTTGCCTTTCTTCCAGGTTTGGAGAGTTTTCCTAAATTTCCAGAATTGCCTAAATTATCTGGCTTTGACCCAGCTTCTCTACAAAAACTCTACAATCAATTCACCAGTGCAAAGCCTGACTTTGAGCGTGAAAATCGAATGGTTGGCGAAATTGAAGAGGCAGTTATGGATGGTGATGTGGAGTATTTACCCCTTTCTGATGATAAAGAAGTCTTTAGTATCTACATGGAAGCTGAAACAGAAAATGCCAAGGGCGGCGTGATTGTTCTTCATTCTCGAGGTTATCACGCCAATTGGGATAGTGTCGTAAAACCACTTAGAGTGGGATTGGCAGGAAAAGGCTGGCATAGTTTGTCAGTGCAAATGCCAGTGCTTGATAAGCAAGCAACTTATTATGATTATGTGCCTATTTTCCCCTATGCGCATGAGCGCATAGAAGCGGCTATTGATTTTTACAAACAACGTGGTGTGGATAATATTATCTTAATCGCACATGGTTGTGGTGCGCATATGTCGATGAGTTATTTTGACAAATATGGCGACGATAAAATTAACGCCTATGTTGGTGTGGGTATGGGTGCGACTGACTATAAACAAAAAGTCATTAAGCGTATGCCACTTGATTCTATGCTGAAGCCAGTGCTTGATGTTTATGGTGAGAAGGATTTCCCAGGTGTTCGACGTTCAGCGGAAGATCGAAAGTGGTTAATGGATATTGCTAATAATAAACAAAGTGCACAAAAAGTGATTAAAAAAGCAGACCATTACTATCAAGAAAAAGAAACAGCAGTAGAGCTAATTGATACGATTGATAAGTGGTTAACGCAGTTAAATTAG
- a CDS encoding N-acetylglutaminylglutamine amidotransferase: MCGICGQLRFDNQAVTSQDLNTMMQKIARRGPDASGVWSDQSIGFGHQRLSIIDLSNFGAQPMVDQALDLVLVFNGTIYNYKALRAELSKKGYEFFSHSDTETIIKAYHHWGEDCVLHLDGMFAFCIWDKAQQHLFVARDRMGIKPLYFNLTDKAFSFASSTQSLIAIGANTDINSVALQQQLSLHAVVPAPNTILEGVKKIKPATTLVIKPNGDIREKTYWQPKAQRPEIALSIEEYIERTHELLTKAVLKRMNAADVPIGVLLSGGLDSSLLVALLHEAGHEDIRTFSIGFEDIDDEAGSEFEYSDQIVDKFNTRHEKYVVSNSQVLPRLGEAVANMNEPMVGQDSVAFYLLSEQVSKHIKVVLSGQGADEAFAGYFWYPRMQAESGSEVERFSKHYVDRPYEEYLQTVNKKYHSGNHTQAWLNKEFAKANADEFMDKVFRTDITRLIVDDPVKRVDNMTMAWGLEARVPFMDYQLVEHALSMPPRLKMAEEGKHPLKQISRGLLPDSVIDRKKGYFPMPALKYVRGEFLDFMADILTSSQCINREIFDQKFIQKVIHQPEKYMTALNGSRLWHLALLEYWLQTNVDQK, encoded by the coding sequence ATGTGCGGTATTTGTGGACAATTAAGATTTGACAATCAAGCGGTTACTTCTCAAGACCTGAACACTATGATGCAAAAGATTGCGCGTCGTGGCCCTGATGCTTCGGGCGTGTGGTCTGATCAAAGTATTGGCTTTGGTCATCAGCGCCTTAGCATTATTGATTTATCTAATTTTGGCGCACAGCCTATGGTTGATCAAGCCTTGGATTTGGTCTTGGTATTTAACGGCACGATTTACAACTATAAAGCACTACGAGCAGAGCTTAGTAAAAAAGGCTATGAGTTTTTCTCGCATTCTGATACCGAAACTATTATTAAAGCGTATCACCATTGGGGTGAGGATTGTGTGTTGCATTTGGATGGTATGTTTGCCTTTTGTATTTGGGACAAAGCTCAGCAGCATTTATTTGTCGCTCGCGACCGCATGGGTATTAAACCGCTATATTTTAATCTAACGGATAAAGCCTTTAGTTTTGCCTCTAGCACACAATCTTTGATTGCTATTGGTGCAAATACGGATATCAACTCTGTGGCTCTGCAACAACAACTCTCTTTGCACGCAGTGGTGCCGGCACCGAATACGATTTTAGAAGGGGTTAAAAAAATCAAACCTGCCACGACTTTGGTGATTAAACCGAATGGCGATATTAGAGAAAAAACTTATTGGCAGCCCAAAGCCCAGCGTCCAGAAATTGCATTATCGATTGAAGAGTATATCGAGCGTACGCATGAGCTACTCACTAAGGCGGTACTTAAGCGCATGAATGCGGCTGATGTACCGATTGGGGTTTTGCTATCTGGCGGGTTAGATTCTTCGTTATTGGTGGCATTACTTCATGAAGCGGGCCATGAAGATATTCGCACGTTCTCAATTGGTTTTGAAGATATTGATGATGAAGCGGGTTCAGAGTTTGAATACTCAGATCAGATTGTGGATAAATTTAACACGCGCCATGAAAAATATGTGGTGAGTAATTCACAAGTTTTGCCTAGATTAGGTGAGGCAGTGGCTAATATGAACGAACCAATGGTCGGGCAAGATTCCGTGGCTTTTTATCTGCTTTCTGAGCAAGTCTCGAAGCATATTAAGGTGGTATTATCTGGTCAAGGTGCAGATGAGGCATTTGCGGGATATTTTTGGTATCCACGTATGCAAGCAGAGTCAGGCAGCGAGGTTGAGCGATTTTCTAAACACTATGTTGATAGACCTTACGAGGAATATCTACAAACTGTTAATAAAAAATATCATTCAGGTAATCACACCCAAGCCTGGCTCAATAAGGAATTTGCCAAAGCCAATGCTGATGAGTTTATGGATAAAGTGTTTCGCACCGATATCACCCGCTTAATTGTTGATGATCCTGTTAAGCGTGTGGATAACATGACGATGGCTTGGGGCTTGGAAGCGCGCGTACCATTTATGGATTATCAATTGGTTGAGCATGCGCTGAGTATGCCGCCGCGCCTTAAAATGGCTGAGGAAGGTAAGCATCCACTTAAGCAAATCTCTAGAGGATTATTACCAGACAGTGTGATTGATCGTAAGAAGGGCTATTTCCCTATGCCAGCGCTTAAATACGTTCGCGGAGAGTTCTTAGACTTTATGGCCGACATTCTCACCTCTAGTCAATGTATTAATCGTGAAATATTTGATCAAAAATTTATACAAAAAGTCATTCATCAGCCAGAAAAATATATGACAGCACTTAATGGTTCACGCCTCTGGCACTTGGCGCTTTTAGAATATTGGTTACAAACCAACGTGGATCAAAAGTAG
- the leuC gene encoding 3-isopropylmalate dehydratase large subunit yields the protein MSQTLYDKLMSAHVVREEATTALIYIDRQLIHEVTSPQAFEGLELAGRKPWRLDASIAVPDHNVPTTDRSSGVSGIEDPISKLQIETLDKNCAEFGINEIQMNDIRQGIVHVVGPEQGATLPGMSIVCGDSHTSTHGALGALAFGIGTSEVEHVLATGCLWQAKSKNLKIEVNGSLNEYVSAKDVALYIIGQIGTAGGTGFAIEFAGTTIQNLSVEGRMTLCNMAIEAGARVGMVAVDDKTIEYVKGRPMAPTGEQWDKAVAYWNTLHSDEDAHFDQTISLDAKNIKPQVTWGTSPEMVIAIDGATPDPAKESDPVKAQSITNALDYIHLKANTPINTVAIDKVFIGSCTNSRIEDLRMAASVAKNKQVASNVKLALVVPGSGLIKAQAEAEGLDKIFTDAGFEWREPGCSMCLAMNADKLEPGERCASTSNRNFEGRQGQGSFTHLVSPAIAAASAIAGHFSEIK from the coding sequence ATGTCACAAACACTTTACGACAAATTAATGAGTGCGCACGTGGTACGTGAAGAAGCGACCACAGCGCTTATCTACATTGACAGACAACTTATCCATGAGGTCACCTCCCCGCAAGCATTTGAAGGCTTAGAGCTGGCCGGCAGAAAACCATGGCGCTTAGATGCTAGCATTGCTGTACCAGATCATAACGTACCCACCACTGATCGCTCTAGTGGTGTGAGTGGCATTGAAGATCCTATTTCAAAATTACAAATCGAAACGCTGGATAAAAATTGTGCAGAATTTGGCATTAATGAAATCCAAATGAACGACATTCGCCAAGGCATTGTCCATGTGGTTGGCCCTGAACAAGGTGCCACCCTACCGGGCATGAGTATCGTCTGTGGCGATTCACATACTTCTACACACGGCGCACTCGGTGCACTGGCTTTTGGCATTGGTACTAGCGAGGTAGAGCATGTTTTGGCAACGGGCTGCTTATGGCAGGCTAAATCTAAAAATCTAAAAATCGAAGTAAACGGCAGTCTTAATGAATATGTCAGCGCTAAAGATGTGGCACTCTATATTATTGGTCAAATTGGCACGGCTGGTGGCACAGGTTTTGCTATTGAATTTGCCGGCACAACCATTCAAAATTTAAGCGTTGAAGGGCGTATGACTCTATGCAACATGGCGATTGAAGCCGGCGCTCGCGTGGGCATGGTGGCTGTTGACGACAAAACCATTGAATACGTTAAGGGTCGCCCTATGGCACCAACGGGTGAGCAGTGGGATAAAGCGGTTGCTTATTGGAACACCTTACATTCTGACGAAGACGCCCATTTTGATCAAACAATTAGTTTGGATGCAAAAAATATTAAACCTCAAGTCACTTGGGGCACTTCTCCGGAGATGGTTATCGCCATTGATGGTGCAACGCCTGATCCTGCTAAAGAATCCGATCCGGTGAAAGCACAAAGCATCACCAACGCCCTAGACTACATTCACTTAAAGGCCAATACACCCATTAATACCGTCGCCATTGATAAAGTATTTATCGGCTCTTGCACCAACTCACGCATCGAAGATTTACGTATGGCTGCCAGTGTTGCTAAAAACAAGCAAGTGGCTAGCAACGTCAAGTTGGCTTTGGTTGTGCCTGGTTCAGGCCTAATTAAGGCGCAGGCTGAGGCCGAAGGCTTAGATAAAATATTTACCGATGCAGGGTTCGAGTGGCGTGAGCCGGGCTGTTCAATGTGCTTAGCCATGAACGCTGATAAGCTCGAGCCTGGTGAACGCTGTGCATCAACCTCCAATCGTAACTTTGAAGGTCGTCAAGGTCAAGGCTCATTCACGCATTTGGTTAGCCCTGCTATCGCGGCGGCGAGCGCCATTGCCGGTCATTTTTCGGAGATAAAATAA
- the rnhA gene encoding ribonuclease HI has translation MEKIVIYTDGGCRGNPGIGGWGVWLRYGDHDKKLKGHEKDTTNNRMELLAAIKALEVIKSKDISIDLFTDSKYVMHGINDWIKGWKAKGWKTAAKKPVKNVDLWQRLDTLNETHTVHWHWVKGHSGNVGNDMADELANQAMDNMG, from the coding sequence ATGGAAAAAATAGTAATCTATACAGATGGTGGTTGCAGAGGAAATCCTGGCATTGGAGGCTGGGGTGTTTGGCTTCGATATGGCGATCATGACAAAAAACTAAAAGGCCATGAAAAAGACACAACTAACAACCGTATGGAACTATTAGCAGCGATTAAAGCGCTAGAAGTTATTAAATCTAAAGATATTTCTATTGATTTGTTTACCGATTCAAAATATGTCATGCATGGCATTAATGATTGGATTAAAGGCTGGAAAGCAAAAGGTTGGAAAACAGCGGCCAAGAAACCCGTTAAAAATGTTGACCTATGGCAGCGCCTTGACACACTTAATGAAACACACACGGTGCACTGGCATTGGGTTAAAGGCCATAGTGGCAATGTAGGTAATGATATGGCAGATGAATTAGCCAATCAAGCCATGGATAATATGGGTTAA
- a CDS encoding rhodanese-like domain-containing protein: protein MKTKLLAIAIASVFTLGAQAGFFGSDHNWNNGSSAASSAKKAGKPVGITKGVMEVAGISRNADNGNTVDPAFAKTSRPCPPFCIQPTEPFAPAAVETVTELDVIHAARDIAGGDATQLIIDARTKGWAKKGMIPHAVNVPFTKLNSKALAKDPMAVVELMVEQFGVKDLDGVLDYDGAKTLYLYCNGSWCGQSPAAIRALLTMGYPQSKIKYYRGGMNDWKLLGLTVK, encoded by the coding sequence ATGAAAACTAAATTATTAGCAATTGCTATTGCTTCGGTATTTACGTTAGGTGCTCAAGCAGGCTTTTTTGGCTCTGATCACAACTGGAATAACGGCTCTTCTGCAGCAAGTTCTGCTAAGAAAGCTGGAAAGCCAGTAGGTATTACTAAAGGTGTGATGGAAGTTGCAGGTATTTCACGTAATGCTGATAACGGCAATACGGTAGATCCAGCATTTGCAAAGACTTCACGTCCTTGTCCACCGTTTTGTATTCAGCCAACTGAACCGTTTGCACCTGCAGCCGTTGAAACAGTGACTGAGTTAGATGTTATTCACGCTGCACGTGATATTGCTGGTGGTGATGCAACTCAACTTATCATTGATGCACGTACTAAGGGTTGGGCTAAAAAAGGCATGATTCCTCACGCAGTAAACGTGCCATTTACTAAGCTTAACTCTAAGGCGCTTGCTAAAGATCCGATGGCTGTTGTTGAGTTAATGGTTGAGCAGTTTGGTGTTAAAGATTTAGATGGTGTATTAGATTACGACGGTGCTAAAACTTTATACTTGTACTGTAATGGTTCATGGTGTGGTCAGTCGCCTGCGGCGATTCGCGCACTCTTAACAATGGGTTACCCGCAAAGCAAAATCAAATACTACCGTGGTGGTATGAATGATTGGAAATTGTTGGGTTTAACAGTTAAATAA